One window of the Eucalyptus grandis isolate ANBG69807.140 chromosome 8, ASM1654582v1, whole genome shotgun sequence genome contains the following:
- the LOC120286857 gene encoding germin-like protein subfamily 1 member 7 produces the protein MKFLPISLLILALATATTFAYDPSPLQDFCVAINDPKVFVNGKFCKDPKQVTADDFLFKGFRYPGNTANPLGSKVTPAFVDQFAGLNTLGISMARIDFAPGGLNPPHTHPRGTEILVVTEGTLLVGFVTSNQLNNTFFTKVLYKGDVFVFPIGLIHFQLNIGKTPALAFAALSSQNPGLITIANAVFGSKPPISADVLTKAFQVDKKVVDYLQAQFWYDNN, from the exons ATGAAGTTTCTTCCAATTAGCCTTCTCATCTTGGCTCTAGCAACTGCCACCACTTTTGCCTATGACCCGAGTCCTCTCCAGGACTTCTGTGTGGCCATCAATGACCCAAAAG TATTTGTGAACGGAAAGTTTTGCAAGGACCCAAAACAAGTTACAGCAGATGATTTCCTCTTTAAGGGGTTTAGATATCCTGGTAATACTGCGAACCCGCTCGGATCAAAAGTCACACCTGCTTTCGTAGACCAATTTGCAGGACTCAACACTTTGGGCATTTCCATGGCTCGTATTGACTTCGCTCCGGGTGGCCTGAATCCTCCCCACACTCACCCTCGTGGGACCGAGATTCTGGTTGTTACTGAGGGCACACTGCTTGTCGGCTTCGTCACGTCCAACCAATTAAACAACACCTTTTTCACCAAAGTGTTGTACAAAGGGGATGTGTTTGTGTTCCCAATTGGTCTCATCCACTTCCAGCTGAACATTGGAAAGACTCCTGCATTGGCCTTTGCTGCTCTGAGCAGCCAGAACCCAGGACTGATTACCATTGCTAATGCCGTGTTCGGATCAAAGCCACCCATTTCGGCTGATGTTCTCACCAAGGCCTTCCAAGTGGATAAGAAGGTTGTTGACTACCTTCAAGCGCAATTTTGGTATGACAACAACTAA
- the LOC104417584 gene encoding germin-like protein subfamily 1 member 7: MKFLPISLLILALATATSFAYDPSPLQDFCVAINDPKVFVNGKFCKDPKQVTADDFLFKGFRYPGNTVNPLGSKVTPAFVDQLPGLNTLGISMARIDFAPGGLNPPHTHPRGTEILVVAEGTLLVGFVTSNQLNNTFFTKVLYKGDVFVFPIGLIHFQLNIGKTPALAFAALSSQNPGVITIANSVFGSKPSILADVLTKAFQVDKKVVDYLQAQFWYDNN; encoded by the exons ATGAAGTTTCTTCCAATTAGCCTTCTCATCTTGGCTCTAGCAACTGCCACCAGTTTTGCATATGACCCGAGTCCTCTTCAGGACTTCTGTGTGGCCATCAATGACCCAAAAG TATTTGTGAACGGAAAGTTTTGCAAGGACCCAAAACAAGTTACAGCAGATGATTTCCTCTTTAAGGGGTTCAGATATCCTGGGAATACTGTGAACCCGCTCGGATCGAAAGTCACACCTGCTTTCGTCGACCAACTTCCAGGACTTAACACTTTGGGCATTTCCATGGCTCGTATTGACTTCGCTCCGGGTGGCCTGAATCCTCCCCACACTCACCCTCGTGGGACTGAGATTCTGGTTGTCGCTGAGGGCACACTGCTTGTCGGCTTCGTCACATCCAACCAATTAAACAACACCTTCTTCACCAAAGTGTTGTACAAAGGGGATGTCTTTGTGTTCCCAATCGGTCTCATCCACTTCCAGCTGAACATTGGAAAGACCCCTGCGCTGGCCTTTGCTGCTCTGAGCAGCCAGAACCCAGGAGTGATTACCATTGCTAATTCAGTGTTTGGATCAAAGCCATCCATTTTGGCTGATGTTCTCACCAAGGCCTTCCAAGTGGATAAGAAGGTTGTTGACTACCTTCAGGCGCAGTTTTGGTATGACAACAATTAG
- the LOC104415330 gene encoding germin-like protein subfamily 1 member 13, translating into MMKFLLTFVLLALASSHAFAFDPSPLQDFCVAINDSNSAVLVNGKFCKDPKLAVADDFSFTKFRYPGNTSNLLGSKVTTAFVDQFPGLNTLGIAMARLDFAPYGLNPPHIHPRGTEMLVVVEGTLYVGFVTSNQLNNTLLTKVLTKGDVFVFPQGLIHFQLNIDRANALAFAFLSSQNPGLITIANSVFGSEPLINVDVLTKAFQVDNKLINHLQAQNWFDNH; encoded by the coding sequence ATGATGAAGTTCCTTCTAACATTTGTCCTCTTGGCTTTGGCATCATCCCATGCCTTTGCCTTCGACCCAAGTCCTCTTCAGGACTTCTGTGTAGCCATCAACGACAGCAACTCTGCGGTGCTTGTGAATGGAAAGTTCTGCAAGGACCCAAAGCTTGCCGTAGCAGATGATTTCTCCTTCACAAAGTTCAGATATCCTGGGAACACATCGAATCTGCTCGGATCCAAAGTAACGACTGCCTTTGTCGACCAATTCCCAGGACTCAACACTCTTGGCATCGCCATGGCCCGCCTTGACTTTGCTCCGTACGGTCTAAACCCTCCCCACATTCATCCTCGTGGCACCGAGATGCTAGTGGTCGTGGAGGGTACGCTCTATGTCGGTTTTGTCACATCCAACCAACTGAACAACACTCTCCTCACGAAAGTCTTGACCAAAGGAGATGTTTTCGTGTTTCCACAAGGCCTCATTCATTTCCAACTGAATATTGACCGAGCTAATGCACTGGCCTTTGCTTTCTTGAGCAGCCAGAATCCGGGTCTCATAACCATAGCAAATTCAGTCTTTGGATCGGAGCCACTGATCAATGTTGATGTCCTTACAAAGGCTTTCCAAGTGGACAACAAACTGATCAATCATTTGCAAGCACAGAACTGGTTTGACAACCATTAG
- the LOC104415326 gene encoding germin-like protein subfamily 1 member 7, with the protein MKFLPTSLLILALATATAFAYDPSPLQDLCVAINDNSVSFAVFVNGKFCKDQKQVTADDFLFKGFRYPGNTANPLGSKVTPTFVDQFPGLNTLGISMARIDFAPGGLNPPHTHPRGTEVLVVTEGTLLVGFVTSNQLNNTLFTKVLYKGDVFVFPIGLIHFQLNIGKTPALAFAALSSQNPGVITIANAVFGSKPPISADVLTKAFQVDKKVVDYLQAQFWYDNN; encoded by the exons ATGAAGTTCCTTCCAACTAGCCTTCTCATCTTGGCTCTGGCAACCGCCACCGCTTTTGCCTATGACCCGAGTCCTCTCCAGGACTTGTGTGTGGCCATCAATGAC AATTCTGTTTCTTTTGCAGTATTTGTGAATGGGAAGTTCTGCAAGGATCAAAAACAAGTCACAGCAGATGATTTTCTCTTCAAGGGGTTCAGATACCCAGGGAATACGGCAAATCCACTCGGATCAAAAGTCACGCCCACTTTCGTCGACCAATTTCCAGGACTCAACACTCTTGGCATTTCCATGGCTCGTATTGACTTTGCTCCGGGTGGCCTGAACCCTCCCCACACTCACCCTCGTGGGACCGAGGTTCTGGTTGTCACTGAGGGCACACTACTTGTCGGCTTCGTCACGTCCAACCAATTGAACAACACCCTCTTCACCAAAGTGTTGTACAAAGGGGATGTGTTTGTGTTCCCAATCGGTCTCATCCACTTCCAGCTGAACATTGGAAAGACCCCTGCGCTGGCCTTTGCTGCTCTGAGCAGCCAGAACCCAGGAGTCATTACCATTGCTAATGCAGTATTCGGATCAAAGCCACCCATTTCGGCTGATGTTCTCACCAAGGCCTTCCAAGTGGACAAGAAGGTTGTTGACTATCTACAAGCACAGTTTTGGTATGACAACAATTAA
- the LOC104417587 gene encoding germin-like protein subfamily 1 member 13, with protein sequence MKSFPVSLLILALATATAFAYDPSPLQDICVAINDPKSAVFVNGEFCKDSKQANADDFTFMGFKKPGNTTNPLGSKVTPATVNEFPGLNTLGISAARIDFAPGGLNPPHTHPRGTEVLVVIEGTLLVGFVTSNQLNNTLFTKVLYKGDVFVFPIGLIHFQLNTGKTPALAFAGLSSQNPGVITIANSVFGAKPPISADVLTKAFQVDKKTVDYLQAQFWYDNN encoded by the exons ATGAAGTCCTTTCCAGTTAGCCTTCTCATTTTGGCTTTGGCAACTGCAACTGCCTTTGCTTATGACCCAAGTCCTCTTCAGGACATATGCGTGGCCATCAACGACCCCAAGTCTGCAG TGTTTGTGAACGGGGAGTTTTGCAAGGACTCTAAGCAAGCCAATGCAGATGACTTCACCTTTATGGGGTTCAAAAAGCCTGGGAATACTACAAACCCACTTGGATCGAAAGTCACACCTGCAACCGTCAATGAGTTTCCAGGACTCAATACTTTGGGCATATCCGCGGCTCGCATTGACTTCGCTCCTGGAGGTTTAAACCCTCCCCACACTCACCCTCGTGGCACTGAGGTCTTGGTCGTCATCGAGGGCACACTCCTTGTCGGCTTCGTCACATCCAACCAATTGAACAACACTCTCTTCACCAAAGTCTTGTACAAAGGCGATGTGTTTGTTTTCCCAATTGGACTCATTCACTTCCAGTTGAATACTGGAAAGACCCCTGCGCTGGCCTTTGCCGGTTTGAGCAGCCAAAATCCAGGAGTCATTACCATTGCTAACTCCGTCTTTGGAGCAAAGCCACCCATTTCTGCTGATGTTCTCACCAAGGCCTTCCAAGTGGACAAGAAAACTGTGGACTACCTCCAGGCACAGTTTTGGTACGACAACAACTAA
- the LOC104417585 gene encoding antifungal protein ginkbilobin-like protein, with protein MNTFSQRIVKLLLLLWLLCSCNVVKCQTPDIGLKYRICSARTYPSEQAPYAKDKYAVIYQLTEVTSSQGNDYYYQHGSCYGHADCDEAMGADDCTTCLAEARDSIYVLCGTSIGAQVQLGACRMRVEDYPFQE; from the coding sequence ATGAATACCTTCTCACAACGTATCGTGAAACTGCTGCTTCTACTTTGGTTACTTTGCTCGTGCAATGTTGTCAAGTGTCAAACTCCTGATATTGGACTGAAGTACAGAATATGCAGTGCAAGGACGTACCCTTCCGAGCAGGCCCCCTACGCCAAAGATAAATATGCTGTCATATACCAATTAACGGAAGTTACATCAAGCCAAGGTAACGATTACTACTACCAACATGGTTCCTGCTATGGCCATGCAGACTGCGACGAAGCTATGGGGGCAGATGACTGCACCACTTGCCTGGCCGAAGCTCGAGACTCTATTTATGTATTGTGCGGCACAAGCATTGGAGCTCAAGTCCAACTTGGAGCCTGTAGAATGAGAGTCGAAGATTATCCATTTCAGGAATGA
- the LOC120286793 gene encoding germin-like protein subfamily 1 member 7: protein MKFLPTSLLILALATATAFAFDPSPLQDFCVAINDPKVFVNGKLCKDQKQVTADDFLFKGFRYPGNTANPLGSKVTPAFVDQFAGLNTLGISMARIDFAPGGLNPPHTHPRGTEILVVTEGTLLVGFVTSNQLNNTFFTKVLYKGDVFVFPIGLIHFQLNIGKTPALAFAALSSQNPGLITIANAVFGSKPPISADVLTKAFQVDKKIVDYLQAQFWYDNN, encoded by the exons ATGAAGTTCCTTCCAACTAGCCTTCTCATCTTGGCTCTGGCAACCGCCACCGCTTTTGCCTTTGACCCAAGTCCTCTTCAGGACTTCTGTGTGGCCATCAATGACCCCAAAG TATTTGTGAATGGGAAGCTCTGCAAGGATCAAAAACAAGTCACAGCAGATGATTTTCTCTTCAAGGGGTTCAGATACCCAGGGAATACGGCAAATCCACTCGGATCAAAAGTCACACCTGCTTTCGTAGACCAATTTGCAGGACTCAACACTTTGGGCATTTCCATGGCTCGTATTGACTTCGCTCCGGGTGGCCTGAATCCTCCCCACACTCACCCTCGTGGGACCGAGATTCTGGTTGTTACTGAGGGCACACTGCTTGTCGGCTTCGTCACGTCCAACCAATTAAACAACACCTTCTTCACCAAAGTGTTGTACAAAGGGGATGTGTTTGTGTTCCCAATTGGTCTCATCCACTTCCAGCTGAACATTGGAAAGACCCCTGCATTGGCCTTTGCTGCTCTGAGCAGCCAGAACCCAGGACTGATTACCATTGCTAATGCCGTGTTCGGATCAAAGCCACCCATTTCGGCTGATGTTCTCACCAAGGCCTTCCAAGTGGATAAGAAGATTGTTGACTACCTTCAAGCGCAGTTTTGGTATGACAACAACTAA
- the LOC104415339 gene encoding germin-like protein subfamily 1 member 13, whose protein sequence is MKSFPVSLLILALATATAFAYDPSPLQDICVAINDPKSAVFVNGEFCKDPKQANADDFTFMGFRKPGNTANPLGSKVTPATVNEFPGLNTLGISAARIDFAPGGLNPPHTHPRGTEVLVVIEGTLLVGFVTSNQLNNTLFTKVLYKGDVFVFPIGLIHFQLNTGKTPALAFAGLSSQNPGVITIANSVFGAKPPISADVLTKAFQVDKKTVDYLQAQFWYDNN, encoded by the exons ATGAAGTCCTTTCCAGTTAGCCTTCTCATTTTGGCTTTGGCAACTGCAACTGCCTTTGCTTATGACCCAAGTCCTCTTCAGGACATATGCGTGGCCATCAACGACCCCAAGTCTGCAG TGTTTGTGAACGGGGAGTTTTGCAAGGACCCTAAGCAAGCCAATGCAGATGACTTCACCTTTATGGGGTTCAGAAAGCCTGGGAATACTGCAAACCCACTTGGATCGAAAGTCACACCTGCAACCGTCAACGAGTTTCCAGGACTCAATACTTTGGGCATATCCGCGGCTCGCATTGACTTCGCTCCTGGAGGTTTAAACCCTCCCCACACTCACCCTCGTGGCACTGAGGTCTTGGTCGTCATCGAGGGCACACTCCTTGTCGGCTTCGTCACATCCAACCAATTGAACAACACTCTCTTCACCAAAGTCTTGTACAAAGGTGATGTGTTTGTTTTCCCAATTGGACTCATTCACTTCCAGTTGAATACTGGAAAGACCCCTGCGCTGGCCTTTGCCGGTTTGAGCAGCCAAAATCCAGGAGTCATTACCATTGCTAACTCCGTCTTTGGAGCAAAGCCACCCATTTCTGCTGATGTTCTCACCAAGGCCTTCCAAGTGGACAAGAAAACTGTCGACTACCTTCAAGCACAGTTTTGGTACGACAACAACTAA